In Myxococcales bacterium, the genomic stretch CGCTCTTGCGCACGGCCAAAAGCGCTCTTTCCGCCACCATCTGGGGGTTGGCATTGCGCTGGACCAGATCTTTGCGGCACTTGGCAAGCGCCTTGTAGGCATCGAGCTGGACGCGCAGGTCCCGGCGTCCCACATCGATTGCGTTGCGAGTCTGTTCGTTGAGCCAGCCCGAACCGATCTCGAGCAAGACTTCGACGTCTTCGGCCGCCCGGGCGCGATTGCCGCGATACTCTTCGGCCCAATCGAGCAGATCGGGAAGACCCGACTCCCGGATGCGATCGAAGCGGCCGAGTACTCGGGCGCGGTCTTCGGAGAGTTCGCCCCCGCGCAAGTCTCTGCTGTGGTCGTCGGGAAAGCGCACTTTCTGGCAGCGCGAGCGAATGGTGGCGGCAAGCGGCGCGGTGCTCGTGCTTGCAAGGATCAGGCAAGTGCGATCCGGCGGTTCTTCGAGCAGCTTCAACAGGCTGTTTTGGGCTTCCTGGTTCAGCCACTCCGCGTCGGCGATCACGGCGACGCGATATCCCCCTTCATTGGAACCCAGGCGCAACGCGTGCTGGGTTGCGCGGATTTGTCCGATCCGCACCCGGGTTCCCTCAGCTCCCTTGTCTATCCAATACAAATCGGGGTGATCGCCGATATGACGGAAGAGCGGCCCCTTCTTGCCGCTGCCGTCGAGTTCCACGGGATCTTCGGCCTCGCTGGATCGCCGGCACTCGGAGCAACTTTCACACGGCCGCGCTTCGTCTCCCCGACAGACCAGGGCCCGGGCAAACCGAAGTGCTGCGCCCCGGACAATGCCCGAGGGTCCAGACAGGAGATACGCGGAGTGAATTCGACCACTTGCGATGGCGCGGTCGAGCAAGATCTGGGCTTGCGCCGGGGAATCGGCCATGGGCCGCGCAATGTAGCACTTCGCCCTGCGGCCTCACGCCAGCGCAGATTTCAACTCAAATACCCCATTTGTAAAGGTTTCCGCAATTTTGGGCTCAAGCTTGCCGGCTCCCGACCCGAATCAGATTGCATCTACCACCAAAGAGGGGACCCCATGGCAATCAGTGGATTCGGTCGATCGAAAGAAGAGGAAAATGTGTCAGGATCGAATAGCGGCGGCGGATCGGCCAACCTTTCGGCGTTCATCGACCAGGGGTCCGTCTTTGAAGGAAAGCTCAGCTTCAAGGACACGGTGCGTATCGACGGCGGATTCAAGGGGGAGATCTCGAGTGAGAATACCCTGGTTATCGGCGAGAGTGGCACGATCGAGGCGATCATCCACTCGCCCACTGTGATCGTGAGTGGCACCGTCACGG encodes the following:
- a CDS encoding polymer-forming cytoskeletal protein, with protein sequence MAISGFGRSKEEENVSGSNSGGGSANLSAFIDQGSVFEGKLSFKDTVRIDGGFKGEISSENTLVIGESGTIEAIIHSPTVIVSGTVTGNIHATENVILHKSAQVDGDIESPSIVIEKGAIFNGSLTMGKAGARANSNLKAIPNPQPNPSPQTNS